The following proteins are encoded in a genomic region of Arachis stenosperma cultivar V10309 chromosome 4, arast.V10309.gnm1.PFL2, whole genome shotgun sequence:
- the LOC130974208 gene encoding cuscuta receptor 1-like isoform X1 has translation MNPNSILIQHMKAKMRSSVSVFAMALILMGVLYCEGCWNIEREALLALNVQFLMPLSWVDGTDCCQWERVDCNSTTRRVTKLDLSVVAFEYWHPNYTHFLVFEDLKSLNLGSNGITYCLQYEGMRLNNLEVLVLGANSLNTSTAILSCVDGFSSLKSLSLALNWFEATSSTSLHAAFQTLSSNLLSLEVLDVSGNHLSNDVLSALGGFKSLKNLSLSGTGLISESTLYIQGLFSKLINLEVLDMSWNNFSGKNDIAASLSGLSSLKSLDLGVNQMTLLSILSISKLSSLEILRLSGNSFSDNHLWYLEKEGFEWPINLQFLVLGSCGLSNNFISLLSGLQHLKSLDLSSNQFEGSLNITGVLGSSNLKILDLSNNNINSLVHQGSRILNLEVLSLDSNKIDGSMLRKSLTAFESVRELSLTNNQFKEIVVAADFRDLSNLERLFLNDSTLVNEFFKSIGVLTSLRVLSIIGCGIKGTLPDAGFFELRRMEELDLSYNEMQGPLPPSFANMSSLRRLDLSYNHFTGNFGSNLASLTSLEYLNFERNQFEFPISFTLFANYSNLKFIYGDGNKAILDSHTTLNSFLPKFQLQVLSLSSKTEAKSLPFPNFLLYQYNLTYLDLSGTRLGGEFPNWLLENNTKLTDLFLGSCSFTGSFKLPSSPLVSLIKIDVSDNAITGQIPSNNISSIFPNLTFLNMSMNDIHGSIPHEIGQMSSLVTLDLSDNYLSGELLKNVSAASSMLSLLKLSNNHLGGAVFPTLSRLRQLVNLYLDGNSFTGSISFNISISLEVIEISNNHFVGELPSRGIEKLLSLKALSMSNNHLEGSIPPEIAQLISLTYLDLSQNNFTGSVPSFVESPVSLSFIHLSSNKLSELPKRMFKEGSSILMLDLSYNQITKSIGDLIQDLTSSQLSILLLNDNHFGGQIPKQICHLMDLSILDLSHNNFFGSIPSCLGKMPFQNQDPEHLLNILNGIFPSRGVFVLPFVQERANFTTKKRSYIYTGIVLAYMSGIDLSDNRLNGTIPSELGNLTTIRALNLSHNDLRGKIPTTFSSLAQIESLDLSFNNLGGNIPPQLTELSSLAVFSVAHNNLSGSTPEMKGQFSTFDDSSYEGNPFLCGPPLPRSCNPNAKPYEKLPNGTDTDGDNGNWLDMLDFWVSFSIAYTTILLVIVTVFCINPYWRRVWFYYIEFVSINGYYFIEDNFRSLLRAGNM, from the exons ATGAACCCAAACTCAATTCTAATACAACATATGAAAGCAAAAATGAGAAGTAGTGTGAGCGTGTTTGCCATGGCTCTTATTTTGATGGGTGTGTTGTACTGTGAAGGTTGCTGGAACATTGAGAGAGAAGCACTGCTTGCTCTCAATGTCCAATTTCTCATGCCTTTAAGTTGGGTAGATGGCACAGATTGTTGCCAATGGGAGAGGGTAGATTGCAACTCCACCACACGCCGAGTCACCAAACTTGACCTCTCTGTTGTCGCTTTTGAATATTGGCATCCAAATTACACACATTTTCTAGTCTTTGAAGATCTCAAGAGCCTCAACTTGGGATCTAATGGCATAACTTACTGTCTCCAATACGAAG GGATGAGATTAAATAATCTGGAGGTGCTTGTCTTAGGAGCTAACTCATTGAATACTTCCACTGCCATTCTATCATGTGTGGATGGCTTTTCATCTCTCAAGTCTCTATCATTAGCTTTGAACTGGTTCGAAGCAACTTCTTCCACATCATTGCATGCAGCTTTTCAAACACTCTCATCGAATTTGCTTAGTCTGGAGGTTCTTGATGTGAGTGGTAATCATTTGAGTAATGACGTGCTTTCAGCTCTGGGTGGATTTAAATCTTTGAAAAACCTGAGTTTGTCTGGTACTGGATTGATCTCAGAGTCAACGCTTTATATCCAAG GTTTATTCTCCAAGCTGATCAATCTTGAGGTACTTGACATGAGCTGGAATAACTTCAGTGGGAAGAATGATATTGCAGCCTCTTTGTCTGGACTTTCATCCCTTAAGTCTCTGGATTTAGGAGTCAACCAAATGACTTTGCTGTCGATTCTTA GTATATCCAAATTAAGCTCCTTGGAGATCCTTCGCTTATCAGGAAACTCCTTTAGCGACAACCACCTATGGTATCTAG aaaaagaaGGATTTGAGTGGCCAATCAATCTACAATTCCTTGTATTAGGTTCTTGTGGTTTAAGTAACAATTTTATTTCCTTATTGAGTGGGCTTCAACATCTCAAATCCCTTGATTTAAGCTCCAACCAATTCGAAGGATCGTTGAATATAACTG GAGTGTTGGGTTCAAGCAATTTGAAGATTTTAGATCTAAGTAATAACAACATCAATAGTCTTGTCCACCAAG GCTcaagaattttaaatttggaaGTCCTTTCTTTAGATTCAAATAAGATAGATGGAAGCATGTTAAGGAAGTCACTCACCGCTTTCGAGTCTGTTAGGGAGCTTTCTCTGACCAATAATCAATTCAAAGAAATAGTTGTTGCTGCAG ATTTTCGTGATTTGAGTAACCTGGAACGCTTGTTTCTGAACGATTCTACCCTAGTAAATGAGTTTTTCAAAAGCATCGGAGTGTTGACGTCTCTAAGAGTTTTGTCTATAATTGGGTGTGGAATCAAGGGCACCCTCCCTGATGCTG GTTTCTTTGAGCTTAGGAGGATGGAGGAGCTAGATCTGAGTTACAATGAAATGCAGGGGCCACTTCCGCCATCATTTGCGAATATGTCATCTCTCAGGAGGTTGGACCTTTCTTATAATCACTTCACAGGCAATTTTGGTTCAAACCTTGCAAGCCTTACATCACTTGAATATCTTAACTTTGAAAGAAACCAATTTGAGTTTCCTATTTCATTCACACTATTTGCCAATTATTCAAACCTCAAGTTCATATATGGGGATGGGAACAAAGCCATTTTAGACTCACACACTACTTTGAATAGTTTCCTTCCAAAATTTCAATTGCAAGTGCTAAGTTTGTCTTCCAAGACTGAAGCCAAATCTCTTCCCTTTCCAAATTTTCTTCTTTACCAATACAACTTAACTTATTTGGATTTGAGTGGTACTAGATTGGGAGGAGAGTTTCCGAATTGGTTGTTGGAAAACAACACAAAACTGACGGACCTTTTTCTTGGAAGTTGTTCCTTCACAGGTAGTTTCAAGCTACCATCTAGTCCTCTTGTTAGCTTGATAAAGATTGATGTATCTGACAATGCGATAACAGGACAAATCCCAAGCAACAACATAAGTTCAATCTTTCCGAACTTAACATTTCTAAACATGTCTATGAATGATATTCATGGTTCAATTCCTCATGAAATTGGACAAATGAGCTCGCTGGTTACGTTGGATCTCTCTGATAATTACTTGTCTGGAGAATTACTTAAAAATGTATCCGCTGCTAGTTCGATGCTCAGCCTCTTGAAACTTTCGAACAACCACCTTGGTGGAGCCGTGTTCCCAACTTTGTCAAGGCTCAGGCAATTGGTGAATTTGTATTTGGATGGAAATAGCTTTACGGGTAGCATATCTTTTAACATATCAATCTCATTGGAAGTAATTGAAATAAGCAACAATCACTTTGTGGGAGAGCTTCCAAGCAGAGGGATAGAAAAACTATTAAGTTTGAAGGCACTTTCAATGTCCAATAATCATTTAGAAGGATCAATACCACCAGAAATTGCACAACTCATTTCTCTAACATATTTAGATCTCTCACAAAACAACTTCACAGGTTCTGTTCCATCATTTGTTGAATCTCCTGTGTCTCTGAGCTTTATTCACTTAAGTAGCAACAAGTTAAGTGAATTGCCAAAAAGAATGTTCAAGGAAGGTTCTTCCATATTGATGCTTGACCTTAGTTACAACCAAATAACTAAAAGCATTGGAGATTTGATACAAGACCTTACAAGCTCACAGTTGagcattcttcttcttaatGATAACCATTTTGGTGGACAAATACCAAAGCAGATATGCCACTTGATGGATTTAAGCATATTAGACCTTTCTCATAACAACTTTTTTGGTTCAATACCTAGTTGCTTAGGCAAAATGCCTTTTCAGAATCAAGACCCTGAGCACTTGCTGAATATATTGAACGGTATCTTTCCGAGTAGGGGTGTGTTCGTGTTGCCATTTGTGCAAGAGAGAGCAAACTTCACTACCAAGAAAAGATCCTACATTTATACGGGAATAGTCCTAGCTTATATGTCTGGAATCGACTTGTCCGATAACAGATTAAACGGGACAATTCCATCTGAGCTAGGGAACTTGACAACAATTAGAGCATTGAATTTGTCCCACAATGACTTGAGAGGGAAAATTCCAACTACATTCTCTAGCTTAGCACAAATtgaaagtttggatctttctTTCAATAATTTAGGTGGTAATATCCCTCCTCAACTAACTGAACTAAGCTCCCTTGCTGTGTTCAGTGTAGCACACAACAACTTATCAGGTTCAACACCTGAAATGAAAGGTCAGTTTTCAACATTTGATGATAGCAGCTACGAGGGTAATCCTTTCCTTTGTGGACCTCCACTGCCAAGAAGTTGCAATCCTAATGCAAAACCATATGAAAAGTTACCAAATGGAACTGACACTGATGGGGACAATGGTAATTGGCTGGACATGCTTGATTTCTGGGTGAGTTTTTCTATTGCTTACACAACAATATTGTTGGTAATTGTAACAGTTTTTTGCATCAATCCTTATTGGAGGAGAGTATGGTTTTACTACATTGAATTTGTCAGCATCAATGGTTACTACTTCATTGAAGATAATTTTCGAAGCCTTTTGCGTGCCGGAAATATGTAA
- the LOC130974208 gene encoding cuscuta receptor 1-like isoform X2 — protein sequence MRHYLLLGQFKSATGMRLNNLEVLVLGANSLNTSTAILSCVDGFSSLKSLSLALNWFEATSSTSLHAAFQTLSSNLLSLEVLDVSGNHLSNDVLSALGGFKSLKNLSLSGTGLISESTLYIQGLFSKLINLEVLDMSWNNFSGKNDIAASLSGLSSLKSLDLGVNQMTLLSILSISKLSSLEILRLSGNSFSDNHLWYLEKEGFEWPINLQFLVLGSCGLSNNFISLLSGLQHLKSLDLSSNQFEGSLNITGVLGSSNLKILDLSNNNINSLVHQGSRILNLEVLSLDSNKIDGSMLRKSLTAFESVRELSLTNNQFKEIVVAADFRDLSNLERLFLNDSTLVNEFFKSIGVLTSLRVLSIIGCGIKGTLPDAGFFELRRMEELDLSYNEMQGPLPPSFANMSSLRRLDLSYNHFTGNFGSNLASLTSLEYLNFERNQFEFPISFTLFANYSNLKFIYGDGNKAILDSHTTLNSFLPKFQLQVLSLSSKTEAKSLPFPNFLLYQYNLTYLDLSGTRLGGEFPNWLLENNTKLTDLFLGSCSFTGSFKLPSSPLVSLIKIDVSDNAITGQIPSNNISSIFPNLTFLNMSMNDIHGSIPHEIGQMSSLVTLDLSDNYLSGELLKNVSAASSMLSLLKLSNNHLGGAVFPTLSRLRQLVNLYLDGNSFTGSISFNISISLEVIEISNNHFVGELPSRGIEKLLSLKALSMSNNHLEGSIPPEIAQLISLTYLDLSQNNFTGSVPSFVESPVSLSFIHLSSNKLSELPKRMFKEGSSILMLDLSYNQITKSIGDLIQDLTSSQLSILLLNDNHFGGQIPKQICHLMDLSILDLSHNNFFGSIPSCLGKMPFQNQDPEHLLNILNGIFPSRGVFVLPFVQERANFTTKKRSYIYTGIVLAYMSGIDLSDNRLNGTIPSELGNLTTIRALNLSHNDLRGKIPTTFSSLAQIESLDLSFNNLGGNIPPQLTELSSLAVFSVAHNNLSGSTPEMKGQFSTFDDSSYEGNPFLCGPPLPRSCNPNAKPYEKLPNGTDTDGDNGNWLDMLDFWVSFSIAYTTILLVIVTVFCINPYWRRVWFYYIEFVSINGYYFIEDNFRSLLRAGNM from the exons ATGCGTCACTACTTATTATTGGGACAGTTTAAAAGTGCAACAG GGATGAGATTAAATAATCTGGAGGTGCTTGTCTTAGGAGCTAACTCATTGAATACTTCCACTGCCATTCTATCATGTGTGGATGGCTTTTCATCTCTCAAGTCTCTATCATTAGCTTTGAACTGGTTCGAAGCAACTTCTTCCACATCATTGCATGCAGCTTTTCAAACACTCTCATCGAATTTGCTTAGTCTGGAGGTTCTTGATGTGAGTGGTAATCATTTGAGTAATGACGTGCTTTCAGCTCTGGGTGGATTTAAATCTTTGAAAAACCTGAGTTTGTCTGGTACTGGATTGATCTCAGAGTCAACGCTTTATATCCAAG GTTTATTCTCCAAGCTGATCAATCTTGAGGTACTTGACATGAGCTGGAATAACTTCAGTGGGAAGAATGATATTGCAGCCTCTTTGTCTGGACTTTCATCCCTTAAGTCTCTGGATTTAGGAGTCAACCAAATGACTTTGCTGTCGATTCTTA GTATATCCAAATTAAGCTCCTTGGAGATCCTTCGCTTATCAGGAAACTCCTTTAGCGACAACCACCTATGGTATCTAG aaaaagaaGGATTTGAGTGGCCAATCAATCTACAATTCCTTGTATTAGGTTCTTGTGGTTTAAGTAACAATTTTATTTCCTTATTGAGTGGGCTTCAACATCTCAAATCCCTTGATTTAAGCTCCAACCAATTCGAAGGATCGTTGAATATAACTG GAGTGTTGGGTTCAAGCAATTTGAAGATTTTAGATCTAAGTAATAACAACATCAATAGTCTTGTCCACCAAG GCTcaagaattttaaatttggaaGTCCTTTCTTTAGATTCAAATAAGATAGATGGAAGCATGTTAAGGAAGTCACTCACCGCTTTCGAGTCTGTTAGGGAGCTTTCTCTGACCAATAATCAATTCAAAGAAATAGTTGTTGCTGCAG ATTTTCGTGATTTGAGTAACCTGGAACGCTTGTTTCTGAACGATTCTACCCTAGTAAATGAGTTTTTCAAAAGCATCGGAGTGTTGACGTCTCTAAGAGTTTTGTCTATAATTGGGTGTGGAATCAAGGGCACCCTCCCTGATGCTG GTTTCTTTGAGCTTAGGAGGATGGAGGAGCTAGATCTGAGTTACAATGAAATGCAGGGGCCACTTCCGCCATCATTTGCGAATATGTCATCTCTCAGGAGGTTGGACCTTTCTTATAATCACTTCACAGGCAATTTTGGTTCAAACCTTGCAAGCCTTACATCACTTGAATATCTTAACTTTGAAAGAAACCAATTTGAGTTTCCTATTTCATTCACACTATTTGCCAATTATTCAAACCTCAAGTTCATATATGGGGATGGGAACAAAGCCATTTTAGACTCACACACTACTTTGAATAGTTTCCTTCCAAAATTTCAATTGCAAGTGCTAAGTTTGTCTTCCAAGACTGAAGCCAAATCTCTTCCCTTTCCAAATTTTCTTCTTTACCAATACAACTTAACTTATTTGGATTTGAGTGGTACTAGATTGGGAGGAGAGTTTCCGAATTGGTTGTTGGAAAACAACACAAAACTGACGGACCTTTTTCTTGGAAGTTGTTCCTTCACAGGTAGTTTCAAGCTACCATCTAGTCCTCTTGTTAGCTTGATAAAGATTGATGTATCTGACAATGCGATAACAGGACAAATCCCAAGCAACAACATAAGTTCAATCTTTCCGAACTTAACATTTCTAAACATGTCTATGAATGATATTCATGGTTCAATTCCTCATGAAATTGGACAAATGAGCTCGCTGGTTACGTTGGATCTCTCTGATAATTACTTGTCTGGAGAATTACTTAAAAATGTATCCGCTGCTAGTTCGATGCTCAGCCTCTTGAAACTTTCGAACAACCACCTTGGTGGAGCCGTGTTCCCAACTTTGTCAAGGCTCAGGCAATTGGTGAATTTGTATTTGGATGGAAATAGCTTTACGGGTAGCATATCTTTTAACATATCAATCTCATTGGAAGTAATTGAAATAAGCAACAATCACTTTGTGGGAGAGCTTCCAAGCAGAGGGATAGAAAAACTATTAAGTTTGAAGGCACTTTCAATGTCCAATAATCATTTAGAAGGATCAATACCACCAGAAATTGCACAACTCATTTCTCTAACATATTTAGATCTCTCACAAAACAACTTCACAGGTTCTGTTCCATCATTTGTTGAATCTCCTGTGTCTCTGAGCTTTATTCACTTAAGTAGCAACAAGTTAAGTGAATTGCCAAAAAGAATGTTCAAGGAAGGTTCTTCCATATTGATGCTTGACCTTAGTTACAACCAAATAACTAAAAGCATTGGAGATTTGATACAAGACCTTACAAGCTCACAGTTGagcattcttcttcttaatGATAACCATTTTGGTGGACAAATACCAAAGCAGATATGCCACTTGATGGATTTAAGCATATTAGACCTTTCTCATAACAACTTTTTTGGTTCAATACCTAGTTGCTTAGGCAAAATGCCTTTTCAGAATCAAGACCCTGAGCACTTGCTGAATATATTGAACGGTATCTTTCCGAGTAGGGGTGTGTTCGTGTTGCCATTTGTGCAAGAGAGAGCAAACTTCACTACCAAGAAAAGATCCTACATTTATACGGGAATAGTCCTAGCTTATATGTCTGGAATCGACTTGTCCGATAACAGATTAAACGGGACAATTCCATCTGAGCTAGGGAACTTGACAACAATTAGAGCATTGAATTTGTCCCACAATGACTTGAGAGGGAAAATTCCAACTACATTCTCTAGCTTAGCACAAATtgaaagtttggatctttctTTCAATAATTTAGGTGGTAATATCCCTCCTCAACTAACTGAACTAAGCTCCCTTGCTGTGTTCAGTGTAGCACACAACAACTTATCAGGTTCAACACCTGAAATGAAAGGTCAGTTTTCAACATTTGATGATAGCAGCTACGAGGGTAATCCTTTCCTTTGTGGACCTCCACTGCCAAGAAGTTGCAATCCTAATGCAAAACCATATGAAAAGTTACCAAATGGAACTGACACTGATGGGGACAATGGTAATTGGCTGGACATGCTTGATTTCTGGGTGAGTTTTTCTATTGCTTACACAACAATATTGTTGGTAATTGTAACAGTTTTTTGCATCAATCCTTATTGGAGGAGAGTATGGTTTTACTACATTGAATTTGTCAGCATCAATGGTTACTACTTCATTGAAGATAATTTTCGAAGCCTTTTGCGTGCCGGAAATATGTAA
- the LOC130975313 gene encoding uncharacterized protein LOC130975313 has protein sequence MSSSSTKEGNQVRLKLLIHKEKNIVLFAEAGKDFVDALFSFLTLLLGAIVKFAGEESSIPTVRVGRLTTLYESVAKLDKECLRNEICKEMLLHPRNMPLELYRRKLKLNVNGSETFKYFTPSRPGCSCLSAFKNEKCYCGSPTFVEKNLTSFGGEFDNGFVKETDFIICNDLYVMPNAIENNLVLFQNHGVQNINAVLEQTVIVSKNECSLSSKTPLTDVFLLKKRALPDFHQWYPALPKLDIGKLPNDCAMNMDLKITFEGFVEGPHKFMVTDDLVVSKMFSSLCLWYFNGADVSAISDLEQMTVRIGLKEGFGILQASLFSRSALTNGLRHLLQANIKQEK, from the exons ATGTCTTCTAGCTCTACTAAAGAAGGGAATCAAGTTCGCTTGAAACTCTTGATACACAAAGAGAAAAACATTGTCCTTTTCGCTGAGGCTGGGAAGGACTTTGTGGACGCTCTCTTTAGTTTCTTAACGTTGCTATTAGGTGCCATTGTAAAATTTGCGGGGGAGGAATCAAGTATTCCGACAGTTAGAGTTGGACGTTTGACCACACTCTACGAAAGTGTTGCAAAGCTCGACAAAGAGTGTTTGAGGAACGAGATCTGTAAGGAGATGCTACTGCATCCAAGAAACATGCCGCTGGAGCTGTATCGACGGAAGCTAAAACTGAACGTCAACGGTTCAGAAACCTTTAAGTACTTCACGCCGTCGCGTCCAGGATGTAGTTGTTTGAGTGCTTTCAAGAATGAAAAATGCTATTGCGGGTCTCCAACTTTCGTTGAGAAGAACTTAACAAGTTTTGGTGGGGAGTTTGATAATGGATTTGTCAAGGAAACTGATTTCATCATTTGTAATGATCTTTATGTGATGCCTAATGCCATTGAAAATAATCTAGTGCTTTTTCAGAATCACGGAGTTCAAAATATCAATGCTGTTTTGGAACAAACTGTGATTGTTAGTAAGAATGAG TGTTCTCTGTCGTCGAAGACCCCTTTAACGGATGTTTTCTTACTAAAGAAACGGGCCCTTCCTGATTTTCATCAGTGGTACCCGGCCTTGCCCAAGTTAGACATTGGGAAGTTACCTAATGATTGCGCTATGAATATGGATTTGAAG ATAACATTTGAAGGATTTGTGGAAGGGCCTCATAAGTTTATGGTAACTGATGATTTAGTTGTGAGTAAAATGTTCTCTAGTTTGTGTTTATGGTATTTTAATGGAGCAGATGTTTCTGCGATCTCTGACTTGGAGCAAATGACTGTGCGTATAGGCTTGAAAGAA GGTTTCGGCATACTTCAAGCTTCGTTGTTCTCTCGGTCTGCTTTGACAAATGGCCTCCGTCATCTCTTGCAAGCTAATATAAAGCAAGAGAAATAA